ACTCTGCACAGATCAGTGACGGTACTTGCTAAGAAATGGGAGCTGAAGGCGGCCAGGACTCTGGGGGTTCTGGCGGTagtctttctgttttgtttctgtgtctgtctctaaTTGGCCCAATGCTTTAATTGCAAGTTGTGTGCTGTGTCTAATATGTGTCAACTGCTGTGAACCCTGCTCTACGCCGTGTTCTACTCAGTGTTCAGGAAAGCAGTTCACCCCATCGTCACTGCAGATCCTGCAGCTTGGCTCCCGTGAGGCCAACGTGCTGTGGAGCGGTTCAAATAAAGGCTGTGGCaggatggagctgcagctctcCTCAGATGACAGAGCCACAGGATGGAGCAGAGCTGtgcttcccacagctcctcaacgcctcctgcAGCCGGCCGGCCGCCTCCTGGTCTGCGTCCGTGTGCCTGCGCTTCCTGCTGTCCTCGGTCTCTGCTCTCACCGTGCTCCTCAACCTGCTCGTCATCGTCTCCGTCTCCCACTTCAGGTGCAGCATCATGGTTGACAGGTTATGATCCGTTCATGACGACTCGTCTGTGATTGGAGCATTTCAAGGTGCTGCTCTCTCcctgcaggcagctccacactcccaccaacctgctgctcctctctctggccgtcTCTGACTTCCTGGTGGGTCTTGTGTTCATACCAGGTGAAATCTACCGGAGGACGTCCTGCTGGCTCCTCGGTGACCTCATGTGTTCCCTGTATTCATATGTTGCCACCGTCTCTGTCGCGGCCTCAGTTGGAAACATGGTTCTCATATCAGCTGATCGATACGTGGCTATTTGTGACCCTCTGCTTTACCCCGGCACCGTCACGGTGGCCAGAACCAAGTTCCTCATTTTTCTGTGCTGGCTCAGTTCAAACCTCTACAGGAGTCTCTCACTGAAAGACATCGGCTTTCACAAGGCCAACTACGTCCCGTGTCgcggagagtgtgtgtttgtcgttGACTTTGTTGCAGGAGTGTTTGACGTTGCTTTGAGCTTCGTTTTTCCAGTCTCCGCCATCGTGGTTCTGCACATGCGAGTGTTCGTGGTGGCCGTGTCTCAGGCCCGGTCCATGCGCTCTCACGTCACAGCCGTCACTCTGCAGCATTCAGTGACTCTGACGTCCAGGAGGTctgagctgaaagcagccaggactctgggggTCGTCGTACTTGTGTTTCTACTATGTTTCTGTCCGTACTACACAGTTTCTCTGGCAGGCGTGAACTTGATCAGAACTTCCTACGGCATATTTGTGCTCTGTCTTTTCTGCTGTAACTCCTGTGTGAACCCTGTGATCTACGCTCTGttctacccctggttcagaCGAGCTGTTAAACTCATCGTCACTCTGCAGATTCTGCAGCCTGGCTCCCGTGAGGCCAACGTGCTGTGGAGAGGTTAAAAGGAGACTCagtgaaacagaaatgaaaaggcTGGTTTCCATTCACTTATAATTTCACACTCACTTTAATCAAGTGGCTCAGTAAGTCAGATTGTGTATTGATAAATGAGTCTAACAAACACCACAAGTCACTGATGCCTGGGACAGATGGTCACACTGTGCTGAAGAATTTGCTCAATGTTAACAACATGTTGTGCCACCAGTCACTGAGTATGATGCTGTTTTTACCCAATGTGTCTCGAAGTAGTGTTTAATCAGACGCTGTGTTTGTTCTTTCATCCATTTCTTTgtgtattaaatattataaatagtGATGTTGCTGCACAGAGTCACAAGTTCCTTATAATTTTGTGTTGAACGTCACACATCAAACCCTGGTACTGACAGTGGCTTTAAAATCAACCAGCTCCTCATCTTTAAGACCCTCACTTGACAAATGTTGAACCGAGACCAGGCTTGTTCTGTGTAAGCAGGAATGGGCTGATGCACAGGACGCAGAGACCGATGCAGCTCCCTCTATTGGTGATCAGATGTAAGTGCATGTGTTTAGACTTTGCTGAGCCTGAGCCACACATTGTGTCATAAATGTGTTGCAGGGCCAGAACCAGGGCTAACAAACATAAGGCCTATACAGGTGAACACTACACAAAGTGTCGATTAAGACATtactacaaacaaacagacctCTTCAACTAAACATGACCATGCAATGAACCAAAATGAGCGAGCTTTGTGTGCTGAGGAATCCAGAGTCCAGGTGGAGAGTGACCAAAGGGGCGTGGCCACAGTGAGTGACAGAAACAATCCAGGAAACGGTCTAAAGCTCCCCTGATGTTTCATTTTCCATCTAATGTTTTTAGAGTAATTACAGAAAAAATCACTATtaaactattttatttatttttattgtttagggTTAAGAAATGTTTCAGGTGCTGCTGGGTGATGAATCCAAACGCACAGCTTGAAAACTGTTTAAAAGGTTTATTCTGAGGCAGGCAAATTACCAAAAAATAGAACAGGAAATGGTGAGAACAATGACTGCGAGTCTTGATTCCTGAAGGaacccccctctctctctttctaggGGCGAATTCCCAGGTGCCCAAGGTACGGGTCAGcaccaaaacaaagcagagacaaacTGGATAGTGAAACAAAACTAAGCAGAGTGAGGTCATGAATAAGTCCAACGTCTGTAGAGACGCAATCTGCCACaccattcaattcaattcaattcaattcaattttacaggcaggacggttggaccagggactggatgcaggcaggattggTTGGattcgcagctgcccatcacagacaccaaactttgagtccaatgatacctgtaggtgaggacagagagggagaaggagtgggggggggggggggggaagcacaactactggacagaaagaaacaaggttagttaaacatgggacaatgatgggaggttatgggacagaggaggtagaaggaaacagaggagctcagtgtataaattaagtcccagcagtctatgtctattgcagcttaactaagagatggttcctgtgactaacaataattgccagtgacctaaaccatctctaactataagctttatcaaaaaggaaggttttaagcctaatcttaaaggtggagagtgtgtcagcttctcgaacctgaagagggagctggttccagaggagaggagcttggagctaaaagctctgccccctgttctacatttaaacactctaggaaccacaagtagcccggcgctctgagaacgaagcgttctgctgggagcataaggaactataaggtctttaagataagaaggagctttatcattgagtactttgtatgtgagtaggagaattttaaattctatcctacattttacaggcagccagtgcagagaagctaatgtaggagaaatgtgatctctctttctaagtcctgtcagaactctggctgcagcattttgaatgagctgtaggctttttaaggagctgttaggacatcctatgagtaaggagttacagtagtccagcctagaggtaacaaatgcatggatcagtttctctgcatcgctctgagagaggatgcttctgattttaactatatttctaaggtggaagtaggcggttctggagatttgtttaatgtatgatgtaaaagagagatcctggtcaaacatgacaccaaggttcctcacagtggaatctgaagctaatgttatgccatccagggtggctatctgactcaatagtgtctctctcagatttttaggcccaacaataagaatctcggttttatctgagtttagttgaaggaagttttgggacatccaggatttgatgtcttttaaacaaccctgaattttgactagttgatctgtttcatttggttccaaggacatatatagctgagtatcatctgcgtaaaaatgaaaattaatagaatgctttctaataatctcacctagaggagacatgtataggctaaacagaattggacccagcacagaaccctgtggaactccatagctaatccttgtgcgtgtggagaatttatcattaacatgaacaaactggaatctgttcaacaaataggatttaaaccatcccaatgctgttccattaatccagattctatgttctagtgtctgtaataaaatgttatgatcaattgtatcaaatgcagcactaagatctaacaggacaaggacagaaactagaccattgtccgaagctaatagaagatcattagtgactctaaccagagctgtttctgtgctatgatgttttctaaatcctgactgaaaatcttcatacaggttattcccactaaggtggtcagataattgtttagccacgattttttccagaatcttggaaataaagggtaaatttgaaatgggcctatagttggctagttgtccagggtcaagggttggttttttcaatagaggtttgaccacagccaccttaaaagcctgtggtacatagcctagttgtaaagattggttgatttgatttaatatggatgagctgattaaaggtagaacttctttgagtaatctggttgggattggatctaaaagacaagtggacgacttggaagagttaattattgaggttaactccatatgagttatggggaggaagctgtccaggtaagacagaggatttggtatatttaaagttgatggatctagacagtgctttctgtcatttggaagaagtcgctgctgaatgttttttctaatgatgataattttattagtaaagtagttcataaagtcattgctgctgagatttaaggggatagtagactcaatacagctatgactctttgtcagcctggctacagtgctgaaaagaaacctggggttgtttttgttttccttaattagggaggaataatatgtttttctagcagcacaaagtgcttttttatatttcattagactgtccttccatgcaatgcagtttacatttattttgttggaacgccactgtctttctagttgtctagtcctttgctttaggctgcggatctctgagttataccacggagctaacctcctctgattcactgtcttcttcttcagaggagccactgtgtctaacattgtacgtagagaagctggagcatcatgtacaagacagtcaacctgttcataaggattaaggtgactgttctctgtatctacaagacattgaggcaaaagatgatggaatcatctgcttgaatctggcaacagcgttgtcagataaacatctgctatagtaacatttctttccagctgttatagggtcagttgtgctaaattcaaaagttaataagaaatggtcagataacagagggttttggggaagaactattaaattatcaatttcaaccccatgtgtcaggacaagatctagggtgtggttaaaacgatgggtgggttcatttacctgctgtgtaaaaccaatagtgtctattaaggagtcaaaagcagtgctgagacagttgctgtcaacatctacatgaatgttaaagtctcccactacaatgacttaaTCTGtgttaagaactaagtcagataagaattcagagaattcagttaagaactctgaatatggagcaggaggacggtaaacaatacaaaacacaactggtttctgagttttagagtctgggtgagaaaggctcagagtgaggctctcaaatgagttataactatgtttaggtttaggagtaattaataaatctgatttataaactgctgctactcctccacctctacctgtacatctttCATGGAGGACGGACACCATGAGGGTCGTTGACCAGCAGCAACTGGATAAAAACTGCACTTTCAGTGCCCAGGAACAAAGTCTAGGAGATCTGTGTTAATCCAGGCGTGGTCATCTCCAGACCCCCATAAACCAATCCAGGTGTGGTCATCTCCAGACCACCATGAACCAATCCAGGTGTGGTCatctctggaccaccaggaaccaatcCAGGCGTGGTCATCTCCAGACCACTAGGAACCAATCCAGGTGTGGTCATTtgcggaccaccaggaactagGGCTGGAGTGGTCCACTTCACCGGACCGCCAGGGACTGGGCGCAggtgctgagctggagcttgtaCCAGAGCATGAGCAGGACTTGAAAGCTGTGCTGGAGCGTGGGCCG
This genomic interval from Betta splendens chromosome 21, fBetSpl5.4, whole genome shotgun sequence contains the following:
- the LOC114846949 gene encoding trace amine-associated receptor 13c-like; this translates as MTEPQDGAELCFPQLLNASCSRPAASWSASVCLRFLLSSVSALTVLLNLLVIVSVSHFRQLHTPTNLLLLSLAVSDFLVGLVFIPGEIYRRTSCWLLGDLMCSLYSYVATVSVAASVGNMVLISADRYVAICDPLLYPGTVTVARTKFLIFLCWLSSNLYRSLSLKDIGFHKANYVPCRGECVFVVDFVAGVFDVALSFVFPVSAIVVLHMRVFVVAVSQARSMRSHVTAVTLQHSVTLTSRRSELKAARTLGVVVLVFLLCFCPYYTVSLAGVNLIRTSYGIFVLCLFCCNSCVNPVIYALFYPWFRRAVKLIVTLQILQPGSREANVLWRG